Proteins from a single region of Catenulispora acidiphila DSM 44928:
- a CDS encoding ABC transporter substrate-binding protein, giving the protein MRTNLMRGTAALTLAVTAMAMTACSSSSSSSSAPKGGAASSGSHGKVTLSFVNWDGGMQSAVDQWNKANPDIQVQLTKPSGTGYTLYNKLITNNAAGTNPDVTEVEYQALPALIANKVIVPIDQYVGDISADFDKSSLAQVQFEGKTYGVPQNVCPMVFFYRKDIFDSLGLKAPTTWDEYAADAATIHAKNPKQYIGNFSAVDSGWFAGLAQQAGANWWTTTGTTWNVAIDDAPTQKVANYWSGLIDKGLVSPEPNWSPQWNTDMNNGTIIGWVSAQWAPNQFPSIAKDTAGKWVAAALPAWTAGDSTVGIWGGETEAVTSNSKHPAEAAKFVKWLNASSDGVKTLIQQVDVFPASLANQSQDSLKTPPPFMSDQADYNTLIASAAKNARTFQVWGPNANVTFDAYSNDFAAALQNKTPLTAALTQMQQATVADLKKRGFSVTG; this is encoded by the coding sequence TTGCGCACCAACCTCATGAGGGGCACCGCCGCCCTCACCCTGGCCGTCACCGCCATGGCGATGACCGCATGCAGCAGTAGCAGCTCCTCCAGCTCCGCGCCCAAAGGCGGTGCCGCCAGCAGCGGCTCGCACGGCAAGGTGACCCTGTCCTTCGTCAACTGGGACGGCGGCATGCAGTCCGCCGTCGACCAGTGGAACAAGGCGAACCCCGACATCCAGGTGCAGCTGACCAAGCCCTCGGGCACCGGCTACACGCTCTACAACAAGCTGATCACCAACAACGCCGCCGGCACCAACCCCGACGTCACCGAGGTCGAGTACCAGGCGCTCCCGGCGCTGATCGCCAACAAGGTGATCGTGCCGATCGACCAGTACGTCGGCGACATCTCCGCCGACTTCGACAAGTCCTCGCTCGCGCAGGTCCAGTTCGAGGGCAAGACCTACGGCGTCCCGCAGAACGTCTGCCCGATGGTCTTCTTCTACCGCAAGGACATCTTCGACTCCCTCGGCCTGAAGGCGCCGACGACCTGGGACGAGTACGCCGCCGACGCCGCGACCATCCACGCCAAGAACCCCAAGCAGTACATCGGCAACTTCTCGGCCGTGGACTCCGGCTGGTTCGCCGGGCTCGCGCAGCAGGCCGGCGCCAACTGGTGGACGACGACCGGGACCACCTGGAACGTCGCCATCGACGACGCGCCGACCCAGAAGGTCGCGAACTACTGGAGCGGCCTGATCGACAAGGGTCTGGTCTCCCCGGAGCCGAACTGGTCCCCGCAGTGGAACACCGACATGAACAACGGCACGATCATCGGCTGGGTCAGCGCGCAGTGGGCGCCGAACCAGTTCCCCTCGATCGCCAAGGACACCGCTGGCAAGTGGGTCGCCGCGGCGCTTCCGGCCTGGACCGCTGGGGACTCCACGGTCGGCATCTGGGGCGGGGAGACCGAGGCGGTGACCTCGAACTCCAAGCACCCGGCCGAGGCCGCGAAGTTCGTGAAGTGGCTCAACGCCTCCTCCGACGGTGTCAAGACACTGATCCAGCAGGTGGACGTCTTCCCGGCCTCGCTGGCCAACCAGAGCCAGGACTCGCTGAAGACCCCGCCGCCGTTCATGTCCGACCAGGCGGACTACAACACGCTGATCGCCTCCGCGGCGAAGAACGCTCGCACCTTCCAGGTCTGGGGACCGAACGCGAACGTCACCTTCGACGCCTACTCCAACGACTTCGCCGCCGCGCTGCAGAACAAGACGCCGCTGACCGCGGCGCTGACGCAGATGCAGCAGGCGACCGTCGCCGACCTGAAGAAGCGCGGCTTCTCCGTCACCGGCTGA
- a CDS encoding aldehyde dehydrogenase family protein produces MSSVSTEATEAVEYTAEVFIDGRFESPASAWRPVLDKAAGTPFARYGDASAEQVDRAVAAARRAQPAWADTDANTRCDVIRAFAAQLQRRHDELITLLVRETGGTAEKAEEELGQSINQLLNSATQLTENAGSILPPYKPGKMSLSRAVPLGVIGLIVPWNYPMSLAMRALAPGLAYGNAVVLKPAELTPIAGGRILAEAARAAGVPDGLLAVLPGDGPATGAALSRHRGLDLIHFTGSFEVGAAIREHGARTGTPVITELGGDNAFVVLDDADVEQAASCAVWTALWYQGQTCISAGRHIVQRAIAAEFTEAVVERVRKLRVGDPLREEVDLGPVISAGQLARFHEGLVLPSIDAGARVAVGAEHDGLFYRPTVLTDVTPDMPIFQEETFGPVMPITVVDSELQALELANRHRTLMNSVFSGDPLRGYEFAERLHSNEVHVNDGYARHGGEGQLAGFTRRQWIGLQTTPVSYPAWAQGV; encoded by the coding sequence ATGAGTTCTGTCAGCACGGAAGCCACGGAAGCGGTCGAGTACACCGCCGAAGTCTTCATCGACGGCCGCTTCGAATCCCCCGCCTCGGCGTGGCGGCCGGTCCTGGACAAGGCGGCCGGGACGCCGTTCGCCCGCTACGGCGACGCCTCGGCCGAGCAGGTCGACCGCGCCGTGGCCGCCGCCCGCCGCGCGCAGCCCGCCTGGGCCGACACCGACGCGAACACCCGCTGCGACGTCATCCGGGCGTTCGCCGCGCAGCTCCAGCGGCGCCACGACGAGCTGATCACGCTGCTCGTCCGGGAGACCGGCGGCACGGCGGAGAAGGCCGAGGAGGAACTCGGCCAGTCGATCAACCAGCTGCTGAACTCCGCGACGCAGCTCACTGAGAACGCCGGCTCGATCCTGCCGCCCTACAAGCCCGGCAAGATGTCCCTGTCGCGCGCCGTCCCGCTCGGCGTCATCGGCCTGATCGTGCCGTGGAACTACCCGATGAGCCTGGCGATGCGGGCGCTGGCGCCGGGCCTGGCCTACGGCAACGCCGTCGTCCTCAAGCCCGCCGAGCTCACCCCGATCGCCGGCGGCCGGATCCTCGCCGAGGCCGCGCGCGCCGCCGGCGTGCCGGACGGTCTGCTGGCCGTGCTGCCCGGCGACGGCCCGGCCACCGGCGCCGCGCTGTCCCGCCACCGGGGTCTGGACCTGATCCACTTCACCGGCTCCTTCGAGGTCGGCGCGGCGATCAGGGAGCACGGCGCGCGCACCGGGACCCCGGTGATCACCGAGCTCGGCGGCGACAACGCCTTCGTCGTGCTCGACGACGCCGACGTCGAGCAGGCCGCGAGCTGCGCGGTCTGGACCGCCCTGTGGTACCAGGGCCAGACCTGCATCAGCGCCGGCCGCCACATCGTGCAGCGCGCGATCGCCGCGGAGTTCACCGAGGCGGTCGTCGAGCGCGTCCGCAAACTGCGGGTCGGCGACCCGCTGCGCGAAGAGGTGGACCTCGGCCCGGTGATCAGCGCCGGGCAGCTGGCCCGCTTCCATGAGGGGCTCGTCCTGCCCTCGATCGACGCCGGCGCGCGAGTCGCGGTCGGCGCCGAGCACGACGGCCTGTTCTACCGCCCGACGGTCCTCACCGACGTCACGCCGGACATGCCGATCTTCCAGGAGGAGACGTTCGGACCGGTCATGCCGATCACCGTCGTCGACTCCGAACTCCAGGCTCTGGAGCTCGCCAACCGCCACCGCACGCTGATGAACTCCGTGTTCTCCGGCGACCCGCTGCGCGGCTACGAGTTCGCCGAGCGGCTGCACAGCAACGAGGTCCACGTCAACGACGGCTACGCCCGCCACGGCGGCGAAGGCCAGCTCGCCGGCTTCACCCGCCGCCAGTGGATCGGCCTGCAGACGACGCCGGTCTCCTACCCGGCCTGGGCTCAAGGTGTCTGA
- a CDS encoding ThuA domain-containing protein, whose translation MAGSDAAVPRRVVVVRGGWEGHAPVATTEVFVPGLVAAGFEVVVADDLDVYCDAELLAGTDLVVQCWSEGEDAAELSRKQSAGLVGAVAAGMGFAGWHGGVLAAFRDPDYLRMVGGLFLFHPPEFLTYRVRIAAEHAEHPIVAGLEDFDVHSEQYWVLGDGRNTVLATTVVESRDGGQGEGAVAMPVVWTRRWGAGKVFVSAVGHRVEDLRAPAVRVLTERGLLWAAR comes from the coding sequence ATGGCAGGCAGTGATGCCGCGGTTCCGCGCCGTGTGGTGGTCGTTCGTGGGGGATGGGAGGGGCATGCTCCGGTGGCGACTACTGAGGTGTTCGTTCCGGGGTTGGTGGCGGCCGGGTTTGAGGTGGTGGTCGCGGATGATCTTGATGTGTACTGCGATGCCGAGTTGCTCGCCGGGACTGATCTGGTTGTTCAGTGCTGGTCGGAGGGGGAGGACGCGGCTGAGTTGAGCAGGAAGCAGAGTGCCGGGTTGGTGGGTGCTGTGGCTGCCGGGATGGGGTTCGCCGGGTGGCATGGCGGGGTGCTGGCTGCGTTTCGGGATCCGGACTATCTGCGCATGGTGGGTGGGCTGTTCTTGTTTCATCCGCCGGAGTTTTTGACCTATCGGGTCCGGATTGCGGCCGAGCATGCGGAGCATCCCATCGTTGCCGGGCTGGAAGATTTCGACGTTCACAGTGAGCAGTACTGGGTGCTCGGCGATGGCCGCAACACGGTGCTCGCGACGACTGTCGTGGAGTCGCGGGACGGGGGTCAGGGCGAGGGTGCTGTGGCCATGCCCGTGGTCTGGACCAGGCGTTGGGGCGCCGGCAAGGTGTTCGTTTCCGCGGTGGGGCATCGGGTCGAGGACCTGCGGGCGCCGGCTGTCAGAGTCCTGACGGAGCGCGGTCTGCTCTGGGCGGCGCGGTAG